In one window of Thermodesulfobacteriota bacterium DNA:
- a CDS encoding cytochrome c, protein MLRAVYLAAIPALAAALFISTGAHAGVAEGKKAFEARKCASCHQAAGPAAEKTIKDQLSKKGPELWYSGSKFKAGFLEKWLADPRPIRPLAYNSVTERNPGGHPRLAGQEAADVAAYLMTLKSADVKPLGIQAADNPKGRIAFVRKHSCYGCHQVRTRGSLVGGFSGPSLAEASERLNPDWVYAYLSKPSVFKPVKMMPVYAGVINDAEIKGLAAYVGSLR, encoded by the coding sequence ATGCTTAGAGCCGTTTATCTAGCCGCCATTCCGGCCCTGGCCGCGGCGCTCTTCATATCGACCGGCGCCCATGCCGGGGTTGCTGAGGGTAAAAAGGCGTTCGAGGCCAGAAAGTGCGCCTCGTGCCACCAGGCCGCCGGCCCGGCGGCTGAAAAGACCATAAAGGACCAGCTCTCAAAAAAAGGCCCTGAGCTATGGTATTCCGGCAGCAAGTTCAAGGCCGGGTTCCTCGAGAAATGGCTCGCTGACCCGAGGCCCATAAGGCCCCTGGCCTATAACTCCGTGACCGAGAGGAACCCGGGCGGCCACCCGAGGCTTGCCGGGCAGGAGGCGGCGGACGTCGCGGCCTATCTGATGACCCTCAAGTCAGCCGACGTGAAGCCGCTCGGCATACAGGCGGCGGACAACCCCAAGGGCAGGATCGCATTTGTAAGAAAGCATTCATGCTACGGCTGCCACCAGGTGAGGACGAGGGGCAGTCTTGTCGGGGGCTTCTCCGGCCCTTCGCTCGCCGAGGCCTCCGAGAGGCTCAATCCCGACTGGGTGTACGCGTATCTCTCAAAGCCCTCGGTATTCAAGCCGGTAAAGATGATGCCGGTCTACGCCGGGGTAATCAACGACGCGGAGATAAAGGGGCTTGCAGCGTATGTGGGGAGCCTGAGATGA
- the secD gene encoding protein translocase subunit SecD, whose translation MRSIFWRVILVAGFTALAFILFLPSTPVSKRLPSFWADNIPKINLGLDLQGGMHLVLDVDQDKAVENHTQRLAGSVEDALKRKGVAFYNVVREGLDNVAVSYPDERSKGEISRVVKDELGVFGSPADQNGRLLFTLDKGESERIREWSLFQALETIRNRIDKFGVAEPLIQKQGVNEVVVQLPGLKDPERAIQLIGKTAVLEFRLVDESMSPYTAETQGAPFGSEIVYQQGYDSQTGMVQKTPFLVKRDAALTGDSLSDARMAFDTQYNEPYVSLTFDSNGARVFERLTTQNVGKRLAIVLDGNLHSAPQIREPIAGGKAQISGGFTPEEATDLAIILRAGALPAPVNIVQNVTVGPSLGQDSIEAGLKAGLLGAALVLVFMIIYYRASGVIADFAVFLNIIMLLGAMAWLSSTLTLPGIAGIVLTIGMGVDSNVLIFERIKEELHAGRTPRSAINAGFDRAFWSIVDAHVTTLITAAVLFQFGSGPIKGFAVTLSLGILINLFTALVGTKLMFDIQSERFRVKRLSI comes from the coding sequence ATGAGAAGTATCTTTTGGCGTGTCATCCTTGTCGCCGGTTTTACGGCGCTGGCGTTCATACTATTCCTGCCCTCTACACCGGTCTCAAAGAGGCTCCCCTCGTTCTGGGCTGACAATATCCCCAAGATAAACCTCGGCCTCGACCTCCAGGGCGGCATGCACCTGGTGCTCGATGTTGACCAGGACAAGGCCGTTGAGAACCATACCCAGAGGCTCGCGGGCTCCGTCGAGGACGCGCTCAAGAGAAAGGGTGTCGCGTTCTATAACGTCGTCCGCGAGGGGCTCGACAACGTGGCAGTCTCCTACCCGGACGAGAGGTCAAAGGGGGAGATATCCCGTGTCGTAAAGGACGAGCTGGGCGTCTTCGGCTCCCCTGCCGACCAGAACGGCAGGCTCCTCTTCACGCTCGACAAGGGCGAGAGCGAGCGCATACGGGAGTGGTCGCTTTTCCAGGCCCTCGAGACCATCAGGAACAGGATAGACAAGTTCGGGGTGGCCGAGCCCTTAATACAGAAGCAGGGCGTAAACGAGGTCGTTGTGCAGCTCCCGGGCTTGAAGGACCCCGAAAGGGCCATACAGCTCATAGGGAAGACCGCTGTACTCGAGTTCAGGCTCGTGGACGAGTCCATGAGCCCGTACACCGCCGAGACCCAGGGGGCCCCCTTCGGCTCGGAGATCGTATACCAGCAGGGCTACGACAGCCAGACCGGGATGGTCCAGAAAACACCGTTCCTAGTAAAGAGGGATGCCGCGCTCACAGGCGACTCTCTCTCAGACGCACGGATGGCCTTCGACACGCAGTATAACGAGCCCTACGTCTCGCTCACTTTCGACTCGAACGGCGCGCGCGTCTTCGAGAGGCTCACGACCCAGAACGTCGGGAAAAGGCTCGCCATAGTCCTCGACGGGAACCTCCACTCCGCGCCGCAGATACGGGAGCCCATAGCCGGGGGCAAGGCCCAGATAAGCGGCGGCTTCACCCCGGAGGAGGCGACCGACCTCGCCATCATATTGAGGGCAGGCGCGCTCCCCGCGCCCGTCAATATCGTTCAGAACGTCACCGTGGGGCCGAGCCTCGGCCAGGACTCGATTGAGGCGGGATTGAAGGCCGGTCTCCTCGGCGCTGCGCTCGTCCTTGTTTTCATGATTATTTATTACAGGGCATCAGGGGTCATAGCCGACTTTGCCGTCTTCCTTAATATCATAATGCTCCTCGGCGCGATGGCGTGGCTCAGCTCCACGCTTACTCTCCCGGGCATAGCCGGGATAGTGCTGACGATAGGCATGGGGGTCGACTCGAACGTCCTCATATTCGAGAGGATAAAGGAGGAGCTCCACGCCGGGCGCACCCCGAGGTCGGCCATAAACGCAGGGTTCGACAGGGCGTTTTGGAGCATCGTTGACGCGCACGTCACGACACTCATCACGGCTGCGGTGCTCTTCCAGTTCGGGAGCGGCCCCATAAAGGGCTTCGCGGTGACGCTCAGCCTCGGTATCCTCATAAACCTCTTTACGGCCCTGGTCGGCACAAAGCTCATGTTCGACATACAGAGCGAGAGGTTCAGGGTCAAGAGGCTCAGCATATGA
- the queA gene encoding tRNA preQ1(34) S-adenosylmethionine ribosyltransferase-isomerase QueA: MELSDFLFDLPEHLIAQRPLPERDASRLMAVSREAGTIEHGSFRDFPGYLMPGDLLVLNDTRVIPTRVFGKRAGGGKLELLLVERISSSGGEEWRCMARPGKGLRPGSAVFLEGAQGEITGKDEEGLFTVRFDGPVDLERIGNVPLPPYIRREADESDRTRYQTVFAGEDGAIAAPTAGLHFTPGLLDEIRSKGVLVRSLTLHTGPGTFMPVRSEKIEEHRMMRERYSIREDVFKEVARAKKEGRRVVAVGTTATRALESSAISGLDSPVLSGSTGLFIYPGYEFKVVDALLTNFHLPGSTLIMLVSAFAGRGLILRSYAEAVRMEYRFFSYGDAMFIR; encoded by the coding sequence ATGGAGCTTTCGGATTTTCTGTTTGACCTGCCCGAGCACCTAATTGCCCAGCGCCCGCTCCCCGAGCGCGATGCATCAAGGCTCATGGCAGTCTCAAGGGAGGCCGGGACCATAGAGCACGGGTCTTTCAGGGACTTCCCCGGGTATCTCATGCCCGGCGACCTCCTTGTCCTTAATGATACGAGGGTAATACCCACAAGGGTCTTTGGAAAGAGGGCAGGGGGCGGGAAGCTGGAGCTCCTGCTGGTCGAAAGGATCTCCTCCTCCGGAGGCGAGGAATGGAGGTGCATGGCAAGGCCGGGCAAGGGGTTAAGGCCGGGTTCTGCCGTTTTCCTCGAAGGGGCTCAAGGCGAGATAACCGGAAAGGACGAGGAAGGGCTCTTCACCGTGAGGTTCGACGGCCCTGTCGACCTTGAGCGCATTGGGAATGTCCCGCTCCCGCCTTATATAAGGAGGGAGGCCGACGAGTCCGACAGGACGAGGTACCAGACCGTATTCGCAGGAGAGGACGGGGCCATAGCCGCCCCTACCGCCGGGCTTCACTTTACGCCAGGGCTTCTTGACGAGATAAGGAGCAAGGGCGTGCTCGTAAGGAGCCTGACTCTCCATACCGGGCCCGGGACATTCATGCCGGTACGCTCGGAGAAGATAGAAGAGCACAGGATGATGCGTGAGCGGTACTCGATCCGGGAGGACGTTTTCAAAGAGGTGGCGAGGGCCAAAAAAGAGGGCCGCAGGGTCGTTGCGGTCGGCACGACCGCTACAAGGGCGCTTGAGTCGAGCGCGATAAGCGGGCTCGATAGCCCTGTCCTTTCCGGCTCGACCGGGCTTTTCATATACCCCGGGTACGAGTTCAAGGTGGTGGACGCGCTCCTTACGAACTTCCATCTGCCGGGCTCGACATTGATAATGCTTGTGTCCGCTTTCGCCGGGAGGGGATTAATACTCAGGTCGTACGCGGAGGCCGTCCGTATGGAGTACAGGTTCTTCAGCTATGGGGACGCGATGTTTATCCGGTAG
- the secF gene encoding protein translocase subunit SecF produces the protein MDFVRNTNIDFMSKRRIAFVISVVLAVIGLIAAVSIPLGKANLSIDFEGGVAVQFRFEQPIEIDKMRTVLAEKGFKDANLQQFAEPTKLLVKLKGGEGDLRAVSNSIGSAFTESMPGNPFIIDSTSEVGPTVGRKLQKDALWAVIVALIGILLYVAWRFELRFGVAAVIATFHDVLAVLGIFFLLDKEMSLLIVTALLTVAGYSLTDTVVVFDRIRENMRKKAKGDFAALLNRSVNEVLSRTIVTSSTTLLAALSLTFLGGEVIHDFALALSLGVVVGTFSSVFVASPLLLLWKNKKKPALAKA, from the coding sequence ATGGATTTCGTACGGAATACGAATATAGACTTCATGAGCAAGAGGCGGATCGCCTTCGTCATCTCCGTCGTGCTCGCGGTAATCGGCCTTATAGCGGCGGTATCGATACCGCTTGGAAAGGCCAACCTGAGCATAGACTTCGAGGGCGGGGTGGCCGTGCAGTTCAGGTTCGAGCAGCCTATCGAAATAGACAAGATGAGGACGGTCCTCGCTGAAAAGGGTTTCAAGGACGCCAATCTCCAGCAGTTCGCCGAGCCCACTAAGCTTCTCGTGAAGCTCAAGGGCGGGGAGGGCGACCTTAGGGCCGTATCGAATTCCATCGGGAGCGCCTTTACCGAGAGCATGCCCGGAAACCCCTTCATCATCGACTCCACTTCCGAAGTAGGCCCGACCGTCGGCAGGAAGCTCCAGAAGGACGCGCTATGGGCGGTAATAGTCGCGCTCATAGGCATACTCCTTTATGTCGCTTGGAGGTTCGAGCTGAGGTTCGGGGTCGCGGCTGTGATAGCTACCTTCCACGACGTCCTGGCCGTCCTCGGGATATTCTTTCTCCTCGACAAGGAGATGAGCCTACTTATAGTCACGGCGCTCCTTACGGTCGCAGGGTATTCCCTCACCGACACCGTGGTCGTATTCGACAGGATACGCGAGAACATGAGGAAAAAGGCCAAGGGGGACTTCGCGGCCCTTTTGAACAGGTCGGTAAACGAGGTGCTTAGCAGGACCATAGTGACATCCTCGACCACCCTCCTTGCAGCCCTTTCGCTCACCTTCCTGGGCGGGGAGGTCATACATGATTTTGCCCTCGCCCTCTCTCTCGGGGTGGTGGTTGGCACCTTCTCCTCGGTCTTTGTAGCGAGCCCGCTCCTTCTTTTATGGAAAAACAAGAAAAAACCGGCCCTTGCAAAGGCCTGA
- a CDS encoding SpoIID/LytB domain-containing protein: MTDFLKTSPLRLICVLAFFIGGCLHAAPGQAVGDEKVRVLILKSGGQVELKGTDRGDLVMRPGTNGTILLNGSRAALPLRLSPKGRFISVNGKPYRGVIEIAASEGQALVINVIGLEAYVAGIINNEISSKWPEEVLKTQAVIARTYAVYNMRRRSSLPYHLESSVMGQVYGGASSEDSASIRAVMDTRGEILVFDGEPALTVYHSNAGGMTESASEVWLKGYPYLVPVESPFDGAAPRYLWEFAVPAESLGEALSRAGHQIGTPEELRIIETTSAARIRTLSVRDREGRDAWLSGEELRKALGYSSLRSAIFEVAKEGEVFIFRGRGSGHGVGLSQWGAKGMAENGYAYRDILRHFYPGTELKRGLSFRNQP, encoded by the coding sequence ATGACTGATTTCCTCAAGACAAGCCCACTCAGGCTCATATGTGTCCTTGCGTTCTTTATCGGGGGCTGCCTCCATGCCGCGCCAGGGCAGGCGGTCGGCGACGAGAAGGTAAGGGTGCTGATATTGAAATCCGGCGGCCAGGTCGAGCTCAAGGGCACCGACAGGGGCGACCTCGTCATGCGCCCCGGCACGAACGGCACGATACTCTTGAACGGCTCGCGGGCGGCGCTCCCACTGAGGCTCTCCCCCAAAGGCAGGTTCATCTCGGTAAACGGGAAGCCCTACAGGGGTGTTATCGAGATAGCGGCCAGCGAGGGGCAGGCGCTTGTAATAAACGTAATAGGGCTCGAAGCCTATGTGGCCGGGATAATCAATAACGAGATATCTTCCAAGTGGCCGGAAGAGGTGCTTAAAACCCAGGCGGTCATTGCCAGGACCTATGCCGTATACAACATGAGGAGGAGGTCGAGCCTCCCCTACCACCTCGAGAGCTCGGTCATGGGGCAGGTCTACGGCGGCGCATCCAGCGAGGACAGCGCCTCTATACGCGCGGTCATGGATACCAGGGGCGAGATTCTCGTCTTCGACGGCGAGCCGGCCCTTACCGTATACCATTCCAACGCCGGAGGCATGACGGAATCGGCAAGCGAGGTCTGGCTCAAGGGCTATCCGTATCTCGTCCCCGTCGAAAGCCCGTTCGACGGGGCGGCCCCGAGATACCTCTGGGAGTTCGCGGTCCCTGCCGAGTCGCTCGGCGAGGCGCTGTCCAGGGCAGGCCATCAGATAGGCACGCCCGAAGAGCTCAGGATTATCGAGACCACCTCTGCCGCGAGGATACGGACGCTGAGCGTCCGCGACCGCGAAGGCAGGGACGCCTGGCTTTCGGGGGAGGAGCTAAGGAAGGCCCTGGGCTATTCGAGCCTCAGGTCCGCGATTTTCGAGGTGGCAAAGGAAGGCGAGGTCTTCATATTCAGGGGGAGGGGGTCTGGCCACGGTGTAGGCCTTTCACAATGGGGGGCAAAGGGCATGGCCGAGAACGGGTATGCCTACAGGGACATACTCAGGCACTTCTATCCCGGCACCGAGCTCAAGCGGGGCCTCTCCTTTCGTAACCAGCCGTAA
- a CDS encoding c-type cytochrome, which produces MMAMTKGLLITAFALIALGAAYEPAYAATAEENYRFHCAQCHGLEGKGNGINATREMPVSPRDHTSALEMGKLTDADIINAITDGGQATSKSSLMPPYGKTLSKNEILELKDYLRKLCNCKAR; this is translated from the coding sequence ATGATGGCCATGACGAAGGGGCTCCTGATAACGGCTTTTGCACTCATTGCGCTCGGAGCGGCGTATGAACCCGCTTATGCAGCTACCGCGGAGGAGAACTACAGGTTCCACTGCGCGCAGTGCCACGGCCTCGAGGGAAAGGGGAACGGCATAAACGCGACGAGGGAGATGCCCGTAAGCCCGAGAGACCACACGAGCGCGCTCGAGATGGGAAAGCTTACGGACGCGGACATAATAAACGCCATAACGGACGGCGGGCAGGCGACAAGCAAGTCGAGCCTCATGCCGCCGTACGGAAAGACGCTTTCAAAAAACGAGATACTCGAATTGAAGGACTATTTGAGGAAGCTCTGCAACTGCAAGGCAAGGTAA
- the yajC gene encoding preprotein translocase subunit YajC, with translation MLFLPVATAYAQDAPAAAPLSGIMSIAPLIILFVIFYFLLIRPQQKRAKEHKQMISALQKGDNVITSGGIHGRITAVNEDSVTVEVSDGVRIKVSKEAVTVRKPQS, from the coding sequence GTGCTGTTTCTACCCGTTGCAACTGCTTACGCCCAGGACGCCCCGGCTGCCGCGCCGCTTTCCGGCATAATGAGCATAGCCCCGCTCATAATACTGTTCGTCATCTTCTATTTCCTCCTGATAAGGCCGCAGCAGAAGAGGGCCAAGGAGCACAAGCAGATGATTTCGGCCCTCCAGAAGGGCGACAACGTCATCACCTCCGGCGGCATACACGGCAGGATAACCGCCGTGAACGAGGACAGCGTGACCGTGGAGGTTTCCGATGGCGTGAGGATAAAGGTCTCGAAGGAGGCCGTTACCGTCAGGAAGCCCCAGTCATAA
- a CDS encoding DUF2065 domain-containing protein, which translates to MASEKFGFLLMVLGAVLVIEGIPYFGFPKAVKEWAGFLHRLPEKRMRLFGFTIMAVGITLLFAIRDIWR; encoded by the coding sequence ATGGCTTCAGAAAAGTTCGGCTTCCTCCTCATGGTCCTCGGGGCGGTCCTCGTAATAGAGGGCATCCCGTATTTCGGTTTCCCAAAGGCCGTAAAGGAATGGGCAGGGTTCCTTCACAGGCTCCCGGAGAAGAGGATGAGGCTCTTCGGCTTCACCATAATGGCGGTCGGCATCACCCTTCTTTTCGCCATCAGGGACATCTGGCGTTGA
- a CDS encoding diguanylate cyclase, with protein sequence MENKDCIPKVLPPLDLSGWREFQNGLSSLLGMPLSLYDPGGALLVPPAREPCVCKSIAGSPRGAELCSGMIARVIREALEKKSVYIHKCHANKYIFGIPVLLDSGHSFVILGGRTYLKGTEIRDFYEGVMGYGLDEQVIFGLREEINPVPPGSIFMVPAIVNGMAAPFLRCVVTSAGSCLGESGPVGLKGFKALEEVYKSLAPVLDREELYETILEKSSELVGADRGSLMILDKKNNVLSVKAAKGMDFKAVENLRIKVGEGISGAIAAKGMPVFVRDIESEVPAWKNRPRYKTKSFISIPLMLERKVIGVLNVSDKTSGDVFSEEDLHLLTSFANYASIALERGAYYSMSEELKMLSMTDPLTGLFNRRYFRERLFEEVERVKRHNECFTSFVIDIDNFKTFNDRYGHLAGDEVLKGVARAIRDAVRSMDVVARYGGEEFAVILPHTNKKDAYVIAERIRRGVQDYRPPNADHDVWPTISLGVAEFPVDASHIDDLINKADKAMYLAKRMGKNKVVVYER encoded by the coding sequence ATGGAAAACAAGGACTGCATCCCGAAGGTCCTGCCGCCCCTGGACCTCTCCGGCTGGCGTGAATTCCAGAACGGGCTATCGTCCCTGCTGGGCATGCCGCTCTCCCTCTATGATCCCGGGGGAGCGCTGCTCGTGCCGCCTGCCAGGGAGCCGTGCGTCTGCAAGTCGATAGCCGGAAGCCCGCGGGGCGCCGAGCTATGCTCAGGCATGATAGCCCGCGTAATCAGGGAGGCGCTTGAGAAAAAGAGCGTCTATATCCATAAATGCCACGCCAACAAGTACATCTTCGGGATCCCGGTACTGCTTGATTCCGGCCATTCGTTCGTGATACTCGGGGGCCGCACCTATCTTAAGGGGACCGAGATACGGGATTTCTACGAAGGGGTGATGGGCTACGGCCTGGACGAGCAGGTCATATTCGGGCTCAGGGAGGAGATAAACCCTGTCCCGCCCGGTTCGATATTCATGGTCCCGGCCATTGTGAACGGCATGGCGGCGCCGTTTTTGCGGTGTGTCGTTACGTCCGCAGGCTCCTGCCTCGGTGAGTCCGGCCCAGTGGGCCTCAAGGGCTTCAAGGCGCTCGAGGAGGTGTACAAGTCGCTCGCGCCGGTCCTGGACAGGGAGGAGCTCTACGAGACGATCCTCGAGAAATCTTCCGAGCTCGTGGGCGCCGACAGGGGCTCGCTCATGATACTGGACAAGAAGAACAACGTCCTTTCGGTCAAGGCCGCCAAGGGCATGGACTTTAAAGCGGTCGAGAACCTGAGGATTAAGGTCGGCGAGGGGATATCGGGCGCAATCGCCGCAAAGGGGATGCCCGTCTTCGTAAGGGATATCGAAAGCGAGGTGCCGGCCTGGAAGAACAGGCCGAGGTACAAGACGAAGTCCTTCATATCCATCCCGCTCATGCTGGAGCGGAAGGTGATAGGCGTACTGAACGTCTCTGACAAGACTTCCGGCGATGTCTTCTCCGAGGAGGACCTCCACCTCCTCACCTCGTTCGCCAATTACGCCTCCATAGCGCTCGAGCGCGGGGCGTACTACAGCATGAGCGAGGAATTGAAGATGCTCTCCATGACCGACCCGCTCACCGGCCTTTTCAATAGGAGGTATTTCAGGGAAAGGCTCTTCGAGGAGGTCGAGAGGGTAAAGAGGCACAACGAGTGCTTCACTTCCTTCGTTATAGACATAGACAACTTCAAGACGTTTAACGACAGGTACGGCCACCTTGCCGGGGACGAGGTCCTGAAGGGGGTCGCGAGGGCCATCAGGGACGCGGTCAGGTCAATGGACGTGGTCGCGCGCTACGGTGGCGAGGAGTTCGCGGTCATACTCCCCCACACGAACAAGAAGGACGCCTACGTAATCGCAGAGAGGATAAGGCGGGGCGTGCAGGACTACAGGCCGCCGAACGCGGACCACGACGTATGGCCCACCATAAGCCTGGGGGTGGCCGAGTTCCCGGTGGACGCGAGCCACATAGACGACCTCATAAACAAGGCCGACAAGGCCATGTATCTCGCGAAGAGGATGGGAAAGAACAAGGTTGTCGTTTATGAAAGATAA
- the tgt gene encoding tRNA guanosine(34) transglycosylase Tgt: MKGFGFELKKTDSSARLGRVTTPHGTFTTPVFMPVGTKASVKGMTPSELKSIGVEVILANTYHLYLRPGHELVRDLGGLHGFMGWDGPVLTDSGGFQVFSLCKLRKITEEGVQFSSHMDGTRYTLTPESAVAIQEALGADIIMPLDECTPYPADREYTVESMNLTHRWARRCKEAKVPNGQALFGIVQGGMYPDLRKESARALVDMGFDGYAIGGLSVGEEKGLMKEMALSALQHLPADRPRYLMGVGTPEDLVFGVGAGIDMFDCVMPTRNARNGTLFTRRGKLVIKNAQYEKDPGPIEEDCGCYTCRNFSRAYLRHLFMAGEMLAPRLNTMHNLFYYTRLMQEMREAIGQGRFEEFRKRFHADRSEPAIAAL, encoded by the coding sequence GTGAAGGGATTCGGATTCGAGCTTAAGAAGACCGATTCATCCGCAAGGCTCGGACGCGTAACAACTCCGCACGGCACGTTCACTACCCCGGTCTTCATGCCTGTGGGCACGAAGGCCTCCGTAAAGGGCATGACCCCGTCGGAGCTTAAGTCGATCGGGGTCGAGGTGATCCTCGCGAACACCTATCACCTTTACCTCAGGCCCGGTCACGAGCTTGTAAGGGACCTCGGAGGCCTGCACGGGTTCATGGGCTGGGACGGCCCCGTGCTTACCGATAGCGGCGGCTTCCAGGTCTTCAGCCTCTGCAAACTGAGGAAGATAACGGAGGAAGGGGTCCAGTTCAGCTCGCACATGGACGGCACCCGGTACACGCTCACCCCCGAGAGCGCGGTCGCCATACAGGAGGCGCTCGGCGCGGACATAATAATGCCGCTCGACGAATGCACGCCCTATCCGGCCGACAGGGAGTATACGGTGGAGTCCATGAACCTCACGCACAGGTGGGCCAGAAGGTGCAAGGAGGCCAAGGTCCCTAACGGGCAGGCGCTCTTCGGCATAGTGCAGGGGGGGATGTACCCTGATTTGAGGAAGGAGAGCGCCAGGGCCCTGGTGGACATGGGGTTTGACGGCTACGCCATAGGGGGCTTGAGCGTCGGCGAGGAAAAAGGGCTCATGAAGGAGATGGCCCTTTCGGCCCTCCAGCACCTCCCCGCGGACAGGCCCAGGTATTTGATGGGGGTGGGCACGCCCGAGGACCTCGTATTCGGGGTAGGTGCAGGGATAGACATGTTCGACTGCGTCATGCCGACCCGGAACGCCCGGAACGGAACCCTCTTTACAAGGCGGGGAAAATTGGTTATAAAGAATGCGCAATACGAGAAAGACCCCGGGCCCATAGAGGAGGACTGCGGCTGCTACACGTGCAGGAACTTCTCGCGGGCATACCTCAGGCACCTCTTCATGGCCGGCGAGATGCTCGCGCCCAGGCTGAACACCATGCACAACCTCTTCTATTACACCAGGCTCATGCAGGAGATGAGGGAGGCCATAGGGCAGGGGAGGTTCGAGGAGTTCAGGAAGAGGTTCCACGCCGACAGGTCGGAGCCCGCGATTGCGGCCCTGTAG